A genomic window from Rhodococcus oxybenzonivorans includes:
- a CDS encoding SCP2 sterol-binding domain-containing protein yields the protein MGVFKNDDDVYKYVGGVFTQGVADPELGPKFAESGVTLRITYTDPDSVITVDFPNGKVYTGAGVGPDPNVELFMSADNGNKFWLGNLNLPVAMAKGTVRAKGPVPKLLKLIPAAKTLFDPYRKMLAADERADLLNA from the coding sequence ATGGGCGTCTTCAAGAACGACGACGATGTGTACAAGTATGTCGGTGGGGTGTTCACTCAGGGAGTTGCAGACCCCGAACTCGGACCGAAGTTTGCGGAGTCGGGTGTGACCCTTCGGATCACCTACACCGATCCGGATTCGGTGATCACCGTCGACTTTCCGAATGGCAAGGTCTACACCGGAGCGGGCGTCGGGCCCGACCCGAACGTCGAGCTGTTCATGTCGGCCGACAACGGAAACAAGTTCTGGCTCGGCAACCTCAATCTCCCCGTTGCCATGGCGAAGGGCACGGTGCGCGCCAAGGGGCCGGTGCCGAAGCTCCTCAAACTCATCCCTGCAGCGAAGACACTGTTCGACCCGTACCGAAAAATGCTCGCCGCCGACGAACGCGCTGATCTGCTGAACGCCTAA